The following proteins are encoded in a genomic region of Debaryomyces hansenii CBS767 chromosome G complete sequence:
- a CDS encoding mitochondrial 37S ribosomal protein MRPS9 (similar to uniprot|O94150 Candida albicans MRPS9 40S ribosomal protein S9 mitochondrial precursor), translating into MSVRSLYGISGLRISTRTFSKTAFRLQEQVNQTQESTDTEINGRPLVPANLKNAKGERLMIPSKLQENALRNYELERLRIIPKLNTFYGGNPVHEENLNTLNGLIRKYINLPTRIVDDKEIQNTKFVSFEEYKTRIQSGTRLKPIHHKELTQLLHRLRSIDPELMPREVSDVLAKFANTSSESAKAAQKVKTLDEFGRAISLGKRKRSVAKVYLTKGDGQVMVNGKSLLEYFPKEADRRRIAYPFQVVSQEGQYNVFAEVQSGGSTGQAEAVMYGIAKDLVIFNPLLKSRLHKSGLMTRDARKVERKKPGKVKARKSPTWVKR; encoded by the coding sequence ATGTCGGTAAGACTGTTATATGGTATAAGTGGGTTGAGAATATCCACTAGGACATTCTCTAAAACCGCATTTAGATTACAAGAACAAGTCAATCAAACACAAGAATCCACAGATACTGAAATCAATGGAAGACCATTAGTTCCTGctaacttgaaaaatgcaAAAGGTGAAAGACTTATGATCCCTTCTAAATTGCAGGAGAATGCGTTGAGGAACTATGAATTAGAAAGATTAAGAATTATTCCTAAATTGAATACTTTCTATGGTGGTAACCCAGTACACGAAGAGAACTTAAATACTTTGAATGGACTTATCAGAAAATACATCAACCTTCCAACTCGGATTGTGGATGACAAGGAGATACAAAACACTAAATTTGTGTcgtttgaagaatataagACAAGAATCCAGTCTGGTACTAGACTTAAACCTATTCACCACAAAGAATTGACCCAGTTATTACATAGGTTAAGAAGTATCGATCCAGAATTAATGCCAAGGGAAGTTTCTGATGTATTGGCAAAGTTTGCAAACACCTCTAGTGAATCAGCCAAAGCTGCACAGAAAGTGAAGACTTTGGATGAGTTTGGTAGAGCTATAAGTCTTGGTAAGAGAAAGAGATCAGTCGCTAAGGTGTACTTAACCAAAGGTGATGGTCAAGTTATGGTCAACGGTAAGTCTTTACTTGAATACTTTCCAAAGGAAGCTGACCGTCGTAGAATTGCATATCCATTTCAAGTTGTTTCACAAGAAGGTCAATATAATGTCTTTGCCGAAGTTCAAAGTGGAGGATCTACAGGTCAAGCCGAAGCAGTCATGTACGGTATTGCCAAAGATTTAGTTATTTTTAACccattattgaaatcaagATTACATAAGTCTGGATTAATGACTAGAGATGCAAGAAAAGTCGAAAGAAAGAAGCCAGGTAAGGTTAAAGCTAGAAAATCGCCAACTTGGGTTAAGCGTTAG
- a CDS encoding DEHA2G09900p (similar to uniprot|P25357 Saccharomyces cerevisiae YCR033W SNT1), giving the protein MSSSGSRGPPTNRYSDRGEYDYNKQRRKNFYSGSSRRGGPGSSSLTRSKLPSKATDGSMGPTETHYSSAGRARYGGSSGPNSLSRSFGPNVRDNRGSYGSYGSSKGAYSSYNQNSGSYYSGYGNYGNFGGKSGDYSSTNSSNFYNSRGDNWRGERTGSSGDSRLTSSKSLSLSASSYNGRLSNGAISNPKSLSATSTGEYRKDRYGPYNQTEPSGSKWKSNYNSGKPTLNSRNSFPSSAGSRSFSAKDRMKGSLSGSSSLVNTGKRGDTYYPSRSSYSANNSSQTFNKSQVDRYSSKVKSSPQSDYYKNRNLSGEDEDNAYNKRTYSDHYSPSPSNDYEQADDTKESEDDYEPDISHHNIAKEIHDEMQNDNHAGENDNEDDEEDDEDEDMETETRENLIERDNNLKYADEQNDENDVKIETEVINPQVNVTPIAKVDLSNEICYPDGCEFPVDRLESDFKNLQAEFEKFSKTDGNYLKYSLAKPIDNLHDYPFFTNNLKLFTRKREKLTINLSHNKRLIQRKKLSLWKDYSRGLDEWELQREKMDQQLKLIHPADDEMKKELDAIDVRIKEDFNIEPTSAKDIPPPPSSNNRRNRRHGDLVTTEAEFQEILQSLGKEQEEDPMIRAQKVSASIPDFILDPIERNVVKFMDSNNIVDDKLQWTTRVKTDFHNNFSTQEHALFCEGFCMFPKRFGAISRHMGGLRTAEDCVVHYYMTKKEVNYKQLVLTFKKKANRKNNRRGKISKSRNVSQNGTPISTPTTETAIENGVLESYNNTPTSTENSTEYYGEEVFTETGRRKRTTAPSFEGNVSEKKKTDSPTEVKTSDSSISLQKKKARKQKKEDTPTTAVNEIVEANADIVPVSVPIPDSNDIELEAKGSEFENIQNSEQNDLESKERRKTISSYWSITEANMFPSLLKEHGTKWTTIADKLTTKSATMVRNYFQRNAERHGWNEVAEKADERLQAKFAAVLNTPSEQNAAQDSIAEKYPIHPSQPPVISTSITPTAAQSAYIPIGTFQHVQSTPQNHSSPSPSLLPPSLGAPTSSINNTPIYSNGSNDSNAYENHGHVLNNSEIKKEMNDKPQHPSAIAAMVTKPVLPHSQLPRSSIMSLLNSDSSPVKPEPPRAVNDLKSLLNSPSSNSLPSLNKYTTPPSGNGLNALLSATTSSNPDGNDDKDKKQ; this is encoded by the coding sequence ATGTCATCCTCTGGGTCTAGAGGGCCACCTACCAATCGATATAGCGATAGAGGAGAGTACGATTATAACAAGCAGAGGaggaaaaatttttatagtGGGTCGTCTAGAAGAGGAGGACCAGGATCGTCGTCTCTAACGAGGTCGAAGTTACCAAGTAAGGCGACTGATGGAAGCATGGGGCCTACTGAAACGCATTATTCGAGTGCTGGAAGAGCAAGATATGGAGGTAGTAGCGGGCCGAATTCACTATCACGGAGTTTTGGACCCAATGTGCGAGATAATAGAGGTTCTTACGGTTCGTATGGGTCGTCTAAGGGTGCGTACTCGtcatataatcaaaattcTGGGTCTTATTATTCAGGATACGGGAATTATGGAAATTTTGGTGGTAAGAGTGGGGACTATCTGTCAACTAATTCATCGAATTTCTACAACTCTAGAGGTGATAATTGGAGGGGAGAAAGAACTGGTTCTTCTGGAGATTCGAGACTCACATCctcaaaatcattatcattatcagcATCATCATATAACGGCAGGCTTTCAAATGGAGCTATTAGTAATCCAAAGTCATTAAGTGCTACATCAACAGGTGAGTATAGAAAGGATAGATATGGACCATATAATCAGACAGAACCGAGCGGCAGCAAATGGAAGAGTAATTATAATTCGGGCAAACCAACCTTGAATAGTAGAAATTCTTTTCCAAGTTCTGCCGGAAGCAGATCTTTTTCAGCCAAGGATAGGATGAAGGGGTCGCTTAGTGGTAGCTCATCACTTGTTAATACTGGTAAAAGGGGCGACACATATTATCCGTCCAGATCTTCTTACTCGgcaaataattcaagtCAAACATTCAATAAGTCCCAAGTCGATCGCTATTCTAGTAAGGTCAAATCATCTCCACAACTGGATTATTACAAAAACAGAAATCTAAGTGgagaagatgaagacaaTGCATATAATAAGAGAACATATAGTGATCATTATTCACCTAGTCCGAGTAACGACTATGAGCAAGCAGATGATACTAAGGAATCTGAAGATGACTATGAACCGGATATATCACACCATAATATAGCAAAAGAAATCCATGACGAAATGCAGAACGATAATCATGCGggtgaaaatgataatgaagacgatgaggaagatgatgaagatgaagatatggAGACAGAAACGAGAGAGAATCTTATTGAACGGGATAATAATCTAAAGTATGCTGATGAACAGAacgatgaaaatgatgtGAAAATTGAAACTGAAGTGATCAATCCTCAGGTTAATGTAACGCCGATTGCTAAGGTTGATCTATCCAATGAAATATGCTATCCCGATGGATGTGAATTCCCTGTTGATAGATTAGAATCTGACTTTAAGAATTTACAAgcagaatttgaaaaattcagCAAGACTGACGGTaactatttgaaatattcattagCAAAGCCGATAGATAACTTGCATGATTATCCATTTTTTACAaacaatttaaaattgtttACCCGtaaaagagaaaaattaacGATAAATTTATCGCACAACAAACGATTAATACAGCGTAAGAAACTTTCTCTATGGAAAGATTATTCAAGAGGTCTTGATGAATGGGAATTACAAAGGGAGAAAATGGATCagcaattaaaattaattcatccaGCTGATGACGAAATGAAAAAGGAATTGGACGCAATAGATGTTAGAATCAAAGAAGACTTTAATATTGAACCTACAAGTGCTAAGGATATTCCACCTCCTCCAAGCAGTAATAACCGTCGAAATCGTAGACACGGTGATTTGGTCACTACAGAAGCGGAATTTCAAGAGATCTTACAATCATTAGgtaaagaacaagaagaagatccTATGATTAGAGCTCAAAAGGTATCTGCGTCGATTCCCGATTTTATACTTGATccaattgaaagaaatgtTGTTAAGTTTATGGATTCGAATAAcattgttgatgataaattacAATGGACTACTAGAGTTAAAACTGACTTTCATAATAATTTCTCAACGCAAGAGCATGCATTATTTTGTGAAGGGTTTTGCATGTTTCCAAAGCGATTTGGAGCGATCTCTAGGCATATGGGTGGTTTGAGAACTGCCGAAGATTGTGTTGTTCATTATTACATGACTAAAAAGGAAGTCAATTATAAGCAATTGGTTCTCACTTTCAAAAAGAAGGCAAATAGGAAAAATAATCGCCGTGGTAAGATCtcaaaatcaagaaatgtTTCTCAAAATGGTACCCCTATCTCAACCCCAACAACAGAAACCGCAATCGAGAATGGTGTGTTAGAATCTTATAATAACACACCTACATCTACGGAGAACTCTACAGAATATTATGGAGAAGAAGTTTTCACGGAGACAGGCAGAAGAAAACGAACTACAGCACCCCTGTTTGAAGGTAACGTGTctgaaaagaaaaagactGATTCGCCTACTGAGGTTAAGACCAGTGATTCATCTATCCTGTtacaaaagaaaaaagCAAGAAAGcagaaaaaagaagataCACCAACAACTGCTGTTAATGAGATCGTTGAAGCCAATGCGGATATTGTACCTGTCAGTGTGCCAATTCCAGATAGTAATGACATTGAATTGGAGGCCAAGGGAagtgaatttgaaaacatcCAAAATTCAGAACAAAACGATTTGGAATCAAAAGAGCGTCGTAAAACAATTTCAAGTTATTGGAGTATTACGGAAGCCAATATGTTCCCATCTTTGTTGAAGGAACATGGTACTAAGTGGACTACTATTGCAGATAAGTTGACTACAAAATCGGCAACAATGGTACGTAACTACTTCCAACGTAATGCCGAAAGGCATGGATGGAATGAAGTCGCCGAAAAAGCGGATGAAAGATTACAAGCTAAATTTGCAGCGGTGTTAAATACACCTTCAGAACAGAATGCGGCACAAGATCTGATCGCAGAAAAGTATCCTATTCACCCTTCTCAGCCTCCTGTTATCAGTACTTCTATAACTCCAACTGCGGCGCAATCCGCTTATATTCCAATAGGAACTTTCCAACATGTGCAATCAACCCCACAGAATCACTCGTCACCTTCACCTTCTCTTCTTCCACCTTCTCTAGGTGCCCCAACGAGTTCAATCAACAATACACCAATTTATAGTAACGGCTCCAATGACTCCAATGCTTACGAGAATCATGGTCATGTTCTCAACAATTCTgaaataaagaaagaaatgaatGACAAGCCTCAACATCCTTCTGCTATAGCTGCAATGGTAACCAAACCAGTTCTTCCTCATTCACAATTACCACGTTCATCAATAATGAGTTTACTTAATTCTGACTCAAGTCCAGTCAAACCTGAACCACCAAGAGCCGTTAATGACTTGAAATCTTTACTTAACTCCCCATCGAGTAATAGCTTACCATCGCTCAATAAGTATACCACTCCACCATCAGGAAATGGTTTGAATGCTTTACTTTCTGCGACTACATCATCTAACCCTGATGGAAATGACGATAAAGATAAAAAGCAATGA
- a CDS encoding DEHA2G09944p (similar to uniprot|Q3E835 Saccharomyces cerevisiae YOL086W-A), whose translation MAPTTQVDSDIESQLKSAIYLMVSKMVEQDLTNIDKEISATPTFVASLVELVYNQLLNLGEDLELFANHAGRSTIKPADLYMVTRKNDILTNVLREFEENEMEK comes from the coding sequence ATGGCACCAACAACCCAAGTGGACTCCGACATCGAGTCCCAATTGAAATCCGCCATCTACTTGATGGTTTCCAAAATGGTAGAACAAGACTTGACCAATATTGACAAAGAAATTTCCGCAACACCAACTTTCGTAGCATCGCTTGTGGAATTGGTCTACAATCAGCTTCTAAACCTTGGAGAGGACTTAGAGCTTTTCGCAAATCATGCCGGGAGATCCACTATCAAGCCGGCGGACTTATACATGGTTACTAGGAAGAATGATATATTGACAAATGTCTTGCGGGAATTCGAAGAGAACGAAATGGAAAAATAG
- a CDS encoding DEHA2G09856p (similar to CA5007|IPF12579 Candida albicans IPF12579 putative phospholipase A2), whose translation MTVSSSTIVGALACQKDSFLKNLQTVVISCFEHKPQNAQDKQNKNKKKGNENVEPEKELYAVELADTILFPEGGGQPFDTGSIILPNDNRLPVQMVLRNQLTALHIVPSPIDPGTKVTLQVDWDRRIDLMQQHTGQHLLSAVLDTYDLETLSWSLNEMINYIELPRKVSDEIVEEINKKVNDYILEGLPIKVVTPDEHGAEIDTSHIPDDYDTSKGIIRIVKIGELDSNPCCGTHLSSTSQIQAISLLHQVNVRGGNSRLHFICGSRVYKYLIKQHNILKAVSGGQLSCQIEEVAEKVGVLNLNYKKSTSRESNLLKELAGIEANRTFNAFKEKNDKTEFIYRSDNSPEYITAFQKELSTLIKDNKDCGIDLDKNQTVLLINGDYQSGTGGMIKIMGPKATEIQVELKQRISGLKGGGKGSSFQGKVPKYEKGELESVLNYLEDLCDK comes from the coding sequence ATGACCGTTAGTTCATCCACTATTGTTGGTGCCTTAGCTTGCCAAAAagattcatttttgaaaaatttacaaaCTGTTGTAATTTCATGCTTTGAACATAAACCCCAGAATGCCCAAGATAAACAGAACaagaataaaaagaaaggaaatgaaaatgttgaACCAGAAAAGGAATTATATGCTGTCGAGTTAGCTGATACTATTCTATTTCCTGAGGGTGGTGGTCAACCATTTGATACTGGCTCTATTATTTTACCGAATGATAATAGACTTCCAGTGCAAATGGTCTTAAGAAACCAACTAACAGCACTTCATATAGTTCCTAGTCCGATAGATCCTGGGACGAAAGTTACTTTGCAGGTAGACTGGGATAGAAGGATAGATCTTATGCAACAGCATACTGGACAGCATCTATTGTCTGCGGTGTTAGACACATATGACTTGGAAACCTTGAGCTGGtctttaaatgaaatgatTAATTACATTGAGCTCCCAAGGAAGGTTAGTGATGagattgttgaagaaatcaataaaaaggtgaatgattatatattaGAAGGTTTGCCAATTAAGGTAGTTACACCTGATGAGCATGGCGCAGAGATCGATACATCCCATATACctgatgattatgataCGTCCAAAGgtattattagaattgttAAGATTGGAGAATTAGATTCAAATCCATGTTGTGGTACTCATTTGTCATCTACTTCACAGATTCAGGCCATCTCCTTGTTACATCAGGTTAACGTCAGAGGAGGCAATTCACGCTTACATTTTATTTGTGGTTCAAGAGTTTATaagtatttgataaaacaacataatattttgaaggCTGTTTCAGGTGGTCAATTATCGTGTCAAATAGAAGAAGTGGCTGAAAAAGTTGGTGTactaaatttgaattataagAAATCTACTTCTAGAGAAtcaaatttgttaaaaGAGTTAGCTGGAATCGAGGCTAATAGAACATTCAATGctttcaaagaaaagaacGATAAAActgaatttatttatagGTCTGATAATAGCCCGGAATATATTACTGCTTTCCAAAAGGAATTAAGCACATTAATAAAAGACAATAAAGATTGTGGGATAGATTTAGACAAAAACCAAACTGTTTTATTGATCAATGGTGACTACCAATCTGGTACAGGAGGAATGATTAAGATAATGGGACCCAAAGCGACCGAAATACAGGTTGAGTTAAAACAGAGAATCTCTGGATTGAAAGGTGGTGGTAAAGGCAGTTCATTTCAAGGTAAAGTACCTAAGTATGAAAAGGGCGAATTAGAATCAGTTTTAAACTATTTAGAAGATTTGTGTGATAAGTAA
- a CDS encoding DEHA2G09922p (similar to uniprot|P09119 Saccharomyces cerevisiae YJL194W CDC6 Essential ATP-binding protein required for DNA replication), with product MQVRSGMKRALQDIELPSAKRGGKSSIDKYNVLSDRSNIMLQSPPVTPDKERVVDISQDLKASNDGVKKLTFLTPPSTPTKGKGTSVYSKAKALFQRSANNDGINTTHLTTRDEEAELLNRFLVDNINNNTSDSLYISGPPGTGKTAQIEISLNHVMKEIGKAVNVNVSQVGSYRTRLVKMNCMSISKPENVFHEIFCAMESREGQPKKSYNKKKTADDVFSLLTTECDIDTTILLLDEMDYLITKDQQVLFQLFNFASKQKSHILTNKLVLIGISNALDLTDKFLPRLKRNCLNPQSLQFMPYTSDQIKTIIITKLKSLVYDESTKENQHPMSSIPIIHPAAIQLCCKKSASVTGDLRKAFDICYKSIEMVEHNVREANPSATHTFQTAPKVLISHIAKICENSYKDNSLTKLHNLNLLQKAVLCCLFNHSINLAFPSTAKKDLTVNSFYDFYVKHSLDNVDKLLGRLKKGEFLEIIGALEAGSVINLSETKSMKSGMEIGNKFIKSNVPYDDLLKSIGDIGVLKKVLHGNN from the coding sequence atgcAAGTGAGAAGTGGGATGAAAAGAGCGTTACAGGACATTGAGCTTCCATCAGCTAAAAGAGGTGGAAAGAGctcaattgataaatataatgtGCTTTCCGACAGATCAAATATTATGCTTCAGTCTCCACCGGTGACTCCAGACAAAGAGAGGGTAGTTGACATATCTCAAGACTTGAAGGCCAGCAATGATGGTGTTAAAAAGCTCACTTTCTTGACGCCACCAAGTACACCTACCAAAGGAAAAGGAACATCTGTGTACTCGAAGGCAAAGGCATTATTTCAGAGAAGTGCTAATAATGACGGGATCAATACCACGCACTTAACTACAAGAGATGAGGAAGCAGAGCTTTTGAACAGATTTCTCGTAGATAACATTAACAACAATACTTCCGATAGTTTATACATATCAGGACCTCCTGGGACCGGCAAAACGGCGCAAATAGAAATATCGTTGAACCATGTGATGAAGGAGATTGGAAAAGCCGTGAATGTTAACGTCTCACAGGTGGGTCTGTATAGAACTAGATTGGTGAAGATGAACTGCATGTCCATTTCGAAACCAGAAAACGTATTCCACGAGATATTCTGTGCTATGGAATCGCGTGAAGGACAACCTAAGAAGTCGTacaataaaaagaaaactGCTGACGATGTATTCCTGTTGCTTACAACTGAATGTGATATCGACACCACAATCTTGTTGCTTGATGAGATGGATTACTTAATTACCAAAGATCAACAAGTACTATTccaattatttaattttgcATCGAAGCAGAAATCTCATATCTTGACAAACAAGTTGGTACTTATTGGTATTTCGAATGCGTTGGATCTTACCGACAAGTTTTTGCCAAGATTGAAACGAAACTGTTTAAACCCCCAATCATTACAATTCATGCCTTACACTTCAGACCAAATCAAAACCATCATCATAACCAAATTGAAGTCTCTAGTCTATGACGAATCAACCAAAGAAAATCAACATCCTATGTCCTCGATCCCCATTATACACCCAGCTGCCATACAGCTCTGTTGTAAGAAATCTGCATCAGTTACAGGTGACCTTCGTAAAGCGTTCGATATATGCTACAAAAGTATAGAAATGGTCGAGCACAACGTCAGAGAAGCGAACCCATCTGCAACACATACCTTCCAAACCGCTCCAAAAGTCTTAATTTCCCACATTGCAAAGATATGTGAAAACTCATACAAGGACAACTCGTTGACCAAGTTGCATAACCTTAACCTATTACAGAAGGCAGTATTATGCTGTTTATTCAACCACCTGATAAATCTCGCCTTCCCTTCGACCGCCAAAAAAGACCTCACGGTCAATTCCTTTTACGACTTCTACGTGAAGCATTCTCTTGATAACGTCGATAAATTATTAGGGAGATTAAAAAAAGGCGAGTTCTTGGAAATTATAGGCGCCTTAGAAGCTGGCTCGGTCATCAATTTATCCGAAACAAAATCCATGAAGTCAGGTATGGAGATAGGTAACAAGTTTATCAAATCCAACGTACCTTACGATGATTTACTAAAATCTATAGGTGACATTGGTGTTTTGAAGAAGGTGTTGCATGGTAACAATTAA